A region of the Lycium barbarum isolate Lr01 chromosome 1, ASM1917538v2, whole genome shotgun sequence genome:
acttcgggattcatacatgggacccggcccccgacaagggactcggcggcccatccgcacgatataaaccggcccgggatccggtgaaagaaAGCATTGAGACATTCACGAACAggttaatgagaaaccacatacatacagaccgttataccgactcaatcaaactgaagtaggccaaatggcgagtcaaatcagagtattcggatagcattTATAATATGcacctatatcctacttgggaaggcatgaCAGATTTTTACCAGCATcggatttccagatatcaaagACATTTTgtaatatttatataaaaaatagtcatatcgtgatcagaatgatagtccagatgttacttgtgaaaatcggacagaaatgagacaatttagatcatacaataggtatcggggctccgtgggcccacctcggaccaactcgaggcgacatacgtaaattactgataatggaccttatgaggtcatccacaatcatatggaagtattccgactccgtttaggaaagtttcgtacaaaagttcactttgaaggcattttataaggaaatggttacaattgtactgaaggaaatggttacaattgtactgaaggaacaagtcaagattgtatagtttctacaatatacctcaaaatgtttatttaaaataaaaggaGCAAATTTGCATGACACAATTTGCTGGCACTTCAAATCATCATCACCTGCTATTTATATAGGGATAATTTAAGACATGAGAAGTATAGGAGAGCTAAATAGACGTTTTTTTTTGGGGAAATGGCGATTTTATTCCTTGAATTattgcttaatttcatttttgGTCCTTGTGTTTTTAGACTGAGCACAACTGATCTTCAATTAAATCAACTGTGCTGTTTTAATCCCTAAACTAACCAAACTAACGGGACCAAATAAAACTTAACAGAAAACTTACTTGAAAAGTTTTAACAGAAAACTTACTTGAAAAGTTCACAAAattaaaaatccttaaaaaaaaaaaatagaaagaaagagCTAGGAACATAACATGATTACAAATCTCTCCATTTCCTCCATAAACCTCAGCAGTCGGCAGAGTTTGATCATCGGCCTTCAATCCTCGTCATTTTTGTCACCAGCGGAGTTGCTAGCAATCAAATAATAAGAAGTAAAGCAACCAAGAATTatactgtatatataaggtatttttatatatattatgtatatatatagattttgaacATCCTGAACACAAGAGTAGGGGTTGATTTAGTGTTTTAGGGGGTTCAAAATTCATCTTGAGATTCCAAATTCAAACCTCGGccactacatttttatttttcaaattctatCAGAAAATATCCTAGATCCGCCACTGAGTTCAACTTCAACAGTTGACTATACTCTTCTAAAGCATCAAGTATGGATCCTTCAACAAATTAAAAGAGCTAGGGAGCATCATGACAAGAGAGAATCGATCCAATAAGAAATATGCAATCATCATCTCTCGTAATTGTGATCTAGAGCAGTGGAGGATCTGTCGCCATCCTCCCTCTCCGTCATCGGAGAATCACAGGTGAAGTTGAACTAATGGTTGCTAGGTCAGAGGCGGATCCCGAATTTAAATTCTAtggatttaattttaaaatttttaatactaaattaattatattttaaaattttgaattcgtatctattatatattataattttaataatattttatacataaattttTTAGTGGAGGAGACCAATAGGTAAAGTTTTTTGGTAACTGATGTGGTAACATCATTGAGACATAATGATAAGTGTTACATAGATAGACAATGAGAcataaacaaattgaatgaaaaaatcaaaggaaaaatgttttttaaaaaaaggagtAAAAGACAAATAATGAGAATAGAAGTGAAATGAGCCAAAAGGAATGCGACAGCAAGTAACTGAAAAGAATTAATTTTCTTAAATGTGTTTCCCTTTTAATTGAGTAATAAAGTGAAGAATTATAGACTTATTGATAGAGTGATGCCAGTTTTCGTCAAATAGTGGGAGAtataagagaaaaaaataaaaaaaattaacaaaaaagaTAAACAGCAAtgaaggtcatagagaggtgtcacattaCTCTGTTTATGCGTAGCTTTATAACATATATTGACTGATTAATAAATGAAACCTTTACATAACTCACCTATTAAACCATCCCCACCTAGTTTTTAGCCATAAGAGGCaagaaatcattgaaattggagAAAATGACAAATATGGTCCCCTATCTCCGGCAGTAGGTCCAAAATAGTACCTTAAGTATTACCTGAACAGTTTTGGTCCATTGCGTTTGTCAAAAGTAACATTTTTGGTCCCCGAAAGatatttatcaaattttaattGTTAAATTTAATCGAGCTATCGAAATTAGTCAACCATAGACACCAAAAATTTCTGTCAAACACCGCAGCCTGAAAAACTGCACCAGACACAAAAAATAGACCAAAACTAACAAAAAGTCACAATTTCCTCAATGGATTCACCTTTCTGTATGTATTTCAATGTGCAATTATACAAAAGATAAAAAGTAACAATCTTTAAGAGCCTTTTTACAATAGAGTAAGTACAGGATAAAAAGGAATGTTACAATTTGAACTCTTGATGAAGAGCTTCATCTAACAAAAACTGAGATTGCTCCATTAACTCAGGACTCAATCTAAACATCAGCACACAAAATTCCATCTGATTAAGAGCTCCATCACAATCAAAATCACCTTCTTTAAGCATACTCTTAAGATCATCATCATTCAAATCTTGAAGTCCTAACAAAGCTGAATTCTTCTTGAGACTCTCAAATGTAATGACCCTTTTATCTTTATCCATTAATAACTGAAACCCTTTACATAACTCACCTATTAAACCATCCCCACCTAGTTTTTCAGCCATCATAGGCAAGAAATCATTGAAGTTTGATTTTCTTGAAGTAGAAGTATCCATTTAGGAAAGTTGAAAATTGTTTGAGGAAAAAGGGTTGTGGAGGATCAATATATAGAAGAATTTGGAAGGTAAAAAGCGGTTTCCAAGAAGGGGACCATGGCAATACAACTAAGATACAGTCTATAATGCGAAATTGCCTTTGCTTGGCTTGACAGTTGATGAAGAAATTGCCTCGCAATTTCTAATGCTGGCTTGGTCATAACCAGGGGTATATTTGTCTTTGTAagcctctctttttcttttttccatacTTTTAAAAGCTTTTTCATAATTTAGGAAAAAGGTTGGAAAAAATTAATAtaggaaaagagagaaaaatcgGATGCGATTGATTGGAGATTGGCGAAGATTTGATTTTTATAGTCCATTATAAATGTGATTTTAGTtagatgactttttttttttttaataggaatcataaaataaaaataaaaaataggcataatacataaacagacccTTAAATTTGGCGTCAACTGGTAAGTATGTCCTTCAACTTTGGGTGCGCACTAGTAGACACCTCAATATGTCTCCAAATTGAACACTGCAACTTATAAAATGATCATAGAAAGTCTAAATACGTCCAATTTTATGTGCCACGTCATTGCCATAAGAATTTGAAAGGAAAAGAGGGGTTTCCAAGAAGGGCAGACAATACAGAATACAACTAAGATACAGTCTTTAACACGAAATTCCCTTTGCTTGGCTTGAAGGTTGATGAAGAAATTGCTTCCCAATTTCTATTGTTGGCCTGGTCATAGCCAGGGGTATATTTGTCCTTTTAaagctttctttttcttttttccatacTTTTAAAAGCTTTTCTCATCATGAgttgaataaagaaaaagaagaaaagagaaatGTAATGTCCTTCAGTAGGATGTGGTTGATTGGAGATTAGTGAATTTGACTTTGTAGTCTATTATAAATGTTATTTTAATTATATGACTCTTTTTTTATATAGGAGATCGGTAACAAATAACACAGAAAATCTATAAATACAATGTAACAAATCTTTGTCGTGTCATTTTCCCCCATTCAAATTGTATGTGAGCATAGGAGATCATTTCTCGATTATAGAAATTGATGGAAAGTGGGATAAATCAATTTTGTTTATCGGTCCAATATAAACATTATTTTAATTATATAATCTTTTTAATAGGATGGCAGTGAAAAATAACACAAGAAAACTATAAACAAAACAAATAAATGGTTTTTTCCTTTTATTCAAATTATAATTATAAGTTCTTCCATAAAACCATTTTTTCAGCGAAATATGAGGGACTTGATTTTGTAATTCATTACAAATGTTAATTGAGTTATATGACATTTTTATAGGAGATTAGTGAAAAATAACACATTATATCAATAAATAAAACACATTAGgtctttataaaatcattttgtcTATTCAAATTATAAGTGGATTTAGGAGATAATTTTCTCCATATTATTAACTGAAAGGagtcgagggtctatcagaaataaCATTCCTACTCCATAAAAGTTAGGAAAGGTCTACATACATCTTACTTTCTCCATATCTCACTTGTGGGACCACACTGGATATGTTATTGTATTATAAGCAccaagaatttcttcttctttttttcaaaaaagaattCATTACAGACTAATAGGAAGAGATCAGTACTTTTTATATAATTTGGATCACAATGCAAAACTTATAACAAGAGGGGAAAATTTTGAGAGGAGAAAATTCATTGCATTTAGACCTGATTACTAGTGACGCGTAGACTAGGCCTAACTCATGGAGCCCTTTTTTACCTAGAAATTACCTAAATTCTTTTTTACCCCTAATTTGAGTGGAATTATTATTATTTGGAAAGTCAAAGAGATTTTTCTTTAatcatatttttttattattttgactTATAGTACATTTATATAACTTCAAATAGGAGTATATAAATTTTCTTTCAAAACTTGAAAAATCTAGATCCAATTTTATGTTTGAAAATTAAGTAATTTAACTCTTGCACTTTGAAGAAATAGATAACTCATTTGTAACAGATAATGACTCATTTGTAGCGAATTTCTTTGCTTCCTTAATAGGTGTATGCGGTACGATATGAATTAATCGAACTAGTAAGAAATCTATAATGACTCATTTGTAGCGACTTTCCTTGCCTCCTTAATGGTTTATCCAGTACTATCTGAATTAATCCAACTAGTAAGTTTCAAATACGAagatatatttttataaatacaagaTTATATCTCGGACTGCATTCTAGGAAAATCAGCCTACTTTTGGGGCACTGTGTATCTATGAAGGTTCACCCAACCAGATTACAACATTCCTTTCTATTGCGCCAAAATTTTAGTTCTGCTAATATTTCACGTGTTtctatttatgattcttatggaGCTACATTGCAGCATGTCTTCTTTTTTCTGCAGTATTGCTTCTACTCTTAGGAGCACTGACCATCTAGAGAATGGACTATACCCATAGAAGGCGAACACTCCCCACCTACTTTTTCAGCCATAAGAAGCAGAAAAATCCTTGAAATTGGATTTTCTTGATGTGGCCATAGAAAGTAAAATTGGAGTGAAAAAAATAGAAATGGTCTGCAGTTTGAAGTGGGAGGGGGTTtccggggaggggggggggggggttattttttaaagtaaaattggaggatgaaaatgattttcactaAGAAAAAAATTATTCAAACGTGATGCATCAATCACATCATGTTGAATGAGTAATAAATTGGTTATCCTTTTCTAGTATTAAGTCCATCCTAACTTCAAAAGTAGTAATTCAAAGGGGAAAATGACTACTTGGTCTTAGCAGTAGAGATTCAAACACTGATTCAGAGGATTCATGTCAACTATTCCTTCTGCTTAACATGTACTTTCTTTTTCGTTTCACTGATTCTTATAACATAATTGGACAATGCACAATGAAAACCAAGAACAATAGTGGTAGATAAGTGAAAGATGTATTTAGAATTGGAATACACTTGGGATTTTTTTTCCAGATATCAGTAGTCAGCTAAACGAGCcccaacaacaataactactacGCGTCAGTGTTAAACAAGTTGGGATCGGCTATATGAATTCTTACTGCTTCATTTAAGCTCAACCATGTCATCATCATTACCAAATAAAGTAAAAGCGAAAAAATCAAGTTAATAGCGTTAGAAGTTCTTTAACGAGCCCCAAACGAGGAAAATGTAATTTCATTTGCAGTGCAAGAGTCATAATCAGACCTGATAAAAGTAATTTCACTTGGTATCACATCTCTCAGAAAATCGGGTTCTTTCGGCTGTGCTAGTGTACTCTCTCCATTCAACATCAGAACCACAGATAACATATTTGGTCTGTCATCTGGATTCTGCTGGACACATAATAGACTTACATGAATGCACCTCAATATCTCCGACATATCCTCAAACGAGAAATCAACTAATTCGAGGGGTGTCCCTTCCGTCCACATTCTCCATGCCTGAAAAGGGAACAAAGAAAAACCCATATGTAAGTATGCAACTAAGTTCCCCACTCATgaacttttcttttttttataaccgtggtgtccgAACCAGCTTGCGCGCAACTCGACTAATTTCGCGCGATACCTGgcacctcccaccagcaacaggtaCCGGGTGATTCTGTCCACCAACGCTAGGACaaaggaagaaatcacctagtgtattttgtctctactaggatttGAATCTGAGACCTAATGATTCTCAACCCagttcattgaccactaggccacacccttggatGCCACTCATGAATTATTCAAACAAAGAAGAAACTGGAATCTCAAATCTTACGTATCCTATAAGACCGTGATGATCATGTGAATGACGGAAGCATCGATTCCTCTTTCCG
Encoded here:
- the LOC132628467 gene encoding calcium-binding protein KRP1-like; protein product: MDTSTSRKSNFNDFLPMMAEKLGGDGLIGELCKGFQLLMDKDKRVITFESLKKNSALLGLQDLNDDDLKSMLKEGDFDCDGALNQMEFCVLMFRLSPELMEQSQFLLDEALHQEFKL